In Chitinophaga oryzae, the sequence AACTGTATAAAAAAGGTCCTTCCCTGAACATCGACACCAGTATCAAAGCTTATCTTTTCCGCAGCGTGCACAACGGTTGCCTTGATTATATCCGGCGCGAAGCTGTTCACCAGCGCTATGTCAGCACCACCCTTCCGGGACTTAGTGAAGCGGAGCTGGACTATTTCAGTCCCGACGGCCCCCGGCAAAGCCTGATCCAACAAGACAACCTGGCTGCCAGCGTATGGCAGGCCATAGAAGCGCTGCCCCCAAGTGCCGGGAGGTCGTCAAACTGCGTTACCAGCAGGGCCTTAAAACCGGTGAAATATCAGCTACTATGGGCATCTCCACGCGTACCGTGGAAACACAACTTTACAAAGCGATCAAACAACTGCGCGGGCTCATACGCAAAACCAGCATTTTCCTCGCTGCGATGATGCTTTTTTAACGCGGATATATATTATATTTTCATTCCCCGGTTCCCAGGGCGTGGACCCCGGGAACCGGGGAGCGCGCAGAAAAATTTTTTTCCAAAATCGATACGTAGTTCCTATCCCTTTCTCGTCTAAATAATATGAAATGGCACTTAATAATACTAACCCGTTGGATTATACGCTATTAATTAAGTTTATTGACGGTCAGGCCAGTCCTGCCGAAACCGCTGAGGTAGCAGCCTGGCTGGATGCCGCCCCCGGCAACCGGGATTTGTACTTCCGGGTGAAGGACATCCTGGACCAGCAGCGCGTATCGGCGGTCACCCGGGAAGAAACCGACGGGCGATGGTTGCAGATAGCCGGGCAGCTGCA encodes:
- a CDS encoding sigma factor-like helix-turn-helix DNA-binding protein; this encodes MAGHRSAAPKCREVVKLRYQQGLKTGEISATMGISTRTVETQLYKAIKQLRGLIRKTSIFLAAMMLF